One bacterium genomic window carries:
- the obgE gene encoding GTPase ObgE, with the protein MFIDKAKINITSGSGGNGMVAWRREKYVDKGGPAGGDGGRGGDVYIIADANLSTLLDFKYQSKFAAEEGEKGGIKDQHGKNGQHLYIKVPCGTLIKDLKSGKIIGDITNDGQKILVAQGGRGGRGNARFATSVRRAPQFCEPGEPSVYRELELELKLIADVGLLGMPNAGKSTLISMISAAKPKIADYPFTTLVPNLGIIKKPDGDGLVIADIPGLIEGASQGVGLGFEFLRHVERTRLLVHLLDMTEEDPVNNYKIINKELEKYGGRLNEIPQIIALNKIDAVEPEKVSQIKEYFGSKDVFAISAATGEGTKDLVYYLINKISEIPIPEFNVVVEKDDYVNDHDDSDYEVISYGNYFEVKGGRVERLVAITDLKISEATYRLENILKGMGVFKALEDAGIKDGNGVKIGEFEFEYYSDEIKEENNYER; encoded by the coding sequence ATGTTTATAGATAAAGCAAAAATTAATATTACTTCGGGTTCTGGCGGAAACGGAATGGTCGCGTGGCGAAGAGAAAAATATGTTGATAAAGGCGGTCCTGCGGGTGGAGATGGCGGAAGAGGCGGAGATGTATATATCATAGCCGATGCTAATTTATCAACTTTATTGGATTTTAAATACCAGTCAAAATTTGCAGCAGAAGAAGGTGAAAAGGGCGGGATAAAAGATCAGCACGGAAAAAACGGACAGCATCTTTATATAAAAGTCCCGTGTGGAACGCTCATAAAAGACCTTAAATCAGGGAAAATCATTGGTGATATAACTAATGACGGACAGAAAATTCTTGTTGCCCAGGGCGGAAGAGGCGGAAGAGGAAATGCAAGGTTTGCTACTTCTGTAAGAAGAGCGCCGCAGTTTTGTGAACCTGGAGAACCTTCTGTTTACAGAGAACTTGAGTTAGAACTCAAATTAATTGCTGATGTAGGGCTTTTGGGAATGCCAAATGCAGGTAAATCAACTTTAATAAGCATGATAAGTGCAGCAAAACCTAAAATTGCCGATTATCCTTTTACCACACTTGTTCCAAATCTAGGTATAATTAAAAAGCCTGATGGTGACGGACTTGTGATTGCAGATATACCCGGCTTAATCGAAGGCGCAAGTCAGGGAGTAGGGCTTGGCTTTGAATTCCTTCGTCATGTGGAAAGAACCAGACTGCTTGTACATCTTCTTGATATGACAGAAGAAGATCCTGTAAATAATTATAAAATTATCAACAAAGAACTTGAAAAATACGGCGGAAGATTAAATGAGATTCCGCAGATTATAGCTCTGAATAAAATTGATGCAGTTGAGCCTGAAAAAGTTAGTCAAATTAAAGAATATTTTGGAAGTAAAGATGTTTTTGCAATTTCTGCCGCAACAGGTGAAGGAACAAAAGATTTGGTTTATTATTTAATTAATAAAATATCAGAAATTCCGATTCCCGAATTTAATGTGGTAGTAGAAAAAGATGACTATGTAAATGATCATGACGATAGTGATTATGAAGTTATCAGTTATGGAAATTATTTTGAAGTCAAGGGCGGTAGAGTAGAAAGATTGGTTGCAATAACTGATCTGAAAATCTCAGAGGCTACTTATAGGCTTGAAAATATACTTAAGGGAATGGGAGTGTTCAAAGCACTTGAAGATGCCGGAATTAAAGATGGTAATGGTGTAAAAATAGGCGAATTTGAGTTTGAATATTATTCGGATGAAATAAAAGAGGAGAATAATTATGAAAGATAA
- a CDS encoding alanine--glyoxylate aminotransferase family protein: protein MKDKQFLMIPGPTPVPETALLAMAKHPMGHRSSEFSAVLKEVFADLKWLFQTQEDVFIFTSSGTGAMEAAIYNLVNQGDKVLSLVIGNFGERWAKIAKMRGADVEIIAADWGKAIDPAVLKARLDQDVNKEIKFVTLTHNETSTGVTNDLKTLNEIIQEHGAISVVDGVTSVGAIQLKMDEWKIDVVVSGSQKGFMIPPGLAFLACSKKAWKAYENCKNPSFYFNFGAYKKSAAENTTPYTPNVSLIMALRETLKMMKEEGLENIFNRHAKLAAGLRAAVRSMGLKLFVEDDSIASNAITSILPPDGITVPDIRKTLNKDFDIVVANGQNQLQDKIFRMGHLGFVSERDLITAVGSLEMALVKLGHKSPKGEATTAAIKALV, encoded by the coding sequence ATGAAAGATAAGCAATTTTTAATGATTCCCGGTCCGACACCCGTACCGGAAACAGCACTTTTGGCTATGGCAAAGCATCCTATGGGACACAGAAGCTCGGAATTTTCCGCGGTTCTTAAAGAAGTTTTTGCTGATTTAAAATGGTTATTTCAAACGCAGGAAGATGTTTTTATTTTTACTTCAAGCGGCACAGGCGCAATGGAAGCAGCAATTTATAACCTCGTAAATCAGGGCGACAAAGTTTTAAGCCTTGTTATCGGAAATTTTGGCGAAAGATGGGCAAAAATTGCCAAAATGCGCGGTGCTGATGTGGAAATTATTGCTGCTGATTGGGGAAAAGCTATTGACCCTGCTGTTTTAAAAGCAAGACTTGATCAGGACGTAAATAAAGAAATTAAATTTGTTACTTTAACTCATAACGAAACTTCAACGGGCGTAACAAACGATCTTAAAACTTTAAACGAAATTATTCAAGAACATGGAGCAATTTCTGTTGTTGACGGAGTTACCAGTGTTGGTGCTATTCAGTTAAAAATGGACGAATGGAAAATTGACGTTGTAGTTTCAGGAAGCCAAAAAGGGTTTATGATTCCTCCCGGTCTGGCATTCCTTGCATGCAGCAAAAAAGCGTGGAAAGCTTATGAAAATTGCAAGAACCCCAGTTTCTATTTTAACTTTGGGGCTTACAAAAAATCAGCCGCAGAAAATACGACACCTTATACACCTAATGTTTCATTGATTATGGCTCTTAGAGAAACTTTGAAAATGATGAAAGAAGAAGGCTTGGAAAATATTTTCAACAGGCATGCAAAACTTGCAGCAGGTTTAAGAGCTGCCGTAAGAAGTATGGGTTTAAAATTATTTGTTGAAGATGACAGTATTGCCAGCAATGCAATTACTTCAATACTTCCGCCTGATGGAATTACTGTTCCTGATATCAGAAAAACACTGAACAAAGACTTTGATATTGTTGTTGCAAACGGTCAAAACCAGCTTCAGGATAAAATTTTCAGAATGGGACATCTTGGTTTTGTGAGCGAAAGAGATTTGATTACAGCAGTAGGCTCTCTGGAAATGGCTTTAGTTAAACTCGGTCATAAATCTCCAAAAGGAGAAGCAACCACAGCCGCAATTAAAGCTTTAGTATAA
- a CDS encoding slipin family protein: MSIINPVDGYMARSFASPSYEHVSLGSGLRGFIFVACAFISLLLMFFIFSVSQIPFAFLVFLELVILFTISTLVSGIRITAQWEKAVILRYGSFHSVKGPGIIYVIPIIDYAKFLDMRVLTLNIPKQSVITRDNVPIEVDGVVFFKIEDAEKSIIKIQDYRFAISQYAQNSLRDVLGGLSLDEVLSERERVQKEVYEHFKEKVKEWGMNVDSVRILDIQMPEDLKRVMSRQASAEREKRATIIKAEGDKLASVNLSEAAKIMLESKGAMELRTLQTIDGLGASPSNTIVLFPIELMQHLKNSNSAQ, encoded by the coding sequence AATCCTGTAGACGGTTACATGGCAAGAAGTTTTGCTTCTCCGTCTTATGAGCATGTTTCTCTTGGCTCAGGACTTAGAGGTTTTATCTTTGTCGCTTGCGCATTTATTTCATTACTATTAATGTTCTTTATTTTTTCAGTAAGCCAAATACCTTTTGCGTTTCTTGTTTTTTTGGAACTGGTAATCCTTTTTACTATTTCAACACTTGTTTCAGGTATCAGAATAACAGCCCAATGGGAAAAAGCAGTTATTCTTAGATACGGCAGCTTTCATTCCGTAAAAGGCCCTGGAATCATTTATGTTATTCCTATAATTGACTACGCAAAATTTTTAGACATGAGGGTTTTAACTTTAAATATCCCGAAACAAAGTGTTATTACAAGAGATAACGTGCCTATAGAAGTTGACGGCGTAGTATTTTTTAAGATTGAAGATGCCGAAAAATCAATAATAAAAATTCAGGATTACAGGTTTGCTATTTCTCAATATGCCCAAAACTCACTCAGAGACGTTCTTGGAGGATTGAGCCTCGATGAAGTTCTTTCTGAGAGAGAACGAGTTCAAAAAGAAGTTTACGAACATTTTAAAGAAAAAGTTAAAGAATGGGGAATGAATGTTGATTCCGTAAGAATCCTTGATATTCAGATGCCGGAAGATTTAAAAAGGGTTATGTCCCGTCAGGCATCAGCAGAAAGAGAAAAAAGAGCTACTATAATTAAAGCGGAAGGCGATAAACTCGCATCTGTAAATCTTTCCGAAGCGGCAAAAATTATGCTCGAAAGCAAAGGTGCAATGGAATTGAGAACGCTTCAAACAATTGACGGACTCGGAGCTTCACCATCAAATACAATTGTCTTATTCCCTATTGAATTAATGCAGCATTTAAAAAATTCAAATTCAGCACAATAA